The genome window GACTCAATCCTGTGCTGACAAATAGCGCTTGATGGCATCGCCAGGCGAGACGATCCACTGCAAGCTCAGCGTCATGGCCCACGCACTGTTCCACATGCGCCCGCTCCCGCCGTACCACCACGTACCCGACGTCGATAAGCAGTCCCACCGAACAGACCCGAGCtacgaggaggcggtggcCGCCGCATCGACCAGGAAAACGAAGTCTAAGAGGCAGCCGACGCCTgcaccgccacccatcaACGAAGTGACATCGACTGTGGCCGGTGACTTCTGGCCCCAGATCGGCCGCCACGCGGGGCTGAAAGGCGCTTCCAAGGTTTCCCCAGATAAGGCGCTTGTTCGGCCACCGTTGCTCGGCGTCGAAATGATCCCCCGCCGAGACTCACCCATCAAGCTCACCCAGcgcgaggagtgggagttTGTGCTCCGCCACTGCTTTGTGCAGGAAGCGTCGCCGCTGTCAGACGCTATTCCCAAGCTTGCCTTTGGTGCAGGGAACCTCATCCCCAAGATtcgcgagagcgaggagacCAGCCAGTTCGAAGGCGTGGGTGTCAATCCCGAGACGCCGATACGAAATGTCACGATCGAACAGTGGCAGCGCATCGTCGACGTCTTTGCAAAGTGGCCGTTTAAGCCCAATCTGCTCATtctcgatgcgctcgaggacaaccGCCAGATAGGCACCAGCTAGCATATAGTACAGGTACATGTAACCACTCTAAGCCTGCTTTTGCCGCGCAATAAACTCGCGGATGCCTGTGCTTCCCatcttggcgtccttgagTTGTGCGTCGTCCACCGCACTGAGGTCACGCGTGCTTCTCTTGTCATGCGCAAACTCGGAGCTAATCACGTCGATCGCAAGCATGTCGAGGATGCTCAATCCCTTCTCCCCACGAATGCGGTTGACATAGTTGCCCCCGCCCAGTGTCTCTTTGCTCACGACGAGCAGAGATACTTCGGGGTCCCAGGCAGTAGGACCCAGAGCGTCGTGGatctcgacgacgtcgagaaccacgccgcgcgcgtcgccaccacAGCGGCGCAGGAATGCCGCCGCGGCCCCAAGACGCGTGTCCAAGCCCTCGAGTACGTCCGCGTGGCTCTTAGTTGCGAGCAACCGGTCAGCCATGACTCCGACAATGAGGCGCTGCTCCGTCGCGAACAACGCCATGTGGAGGAGCAGCTTGTGCGCCGCGTGGAGATGGTCAAACGTCCCTCCCATCGCGGCGACGGGATACCCGGGCTCAGAGACCGTGGAAATCGTACCGGGATTCCTaacgagctgctcgagctccgGCTCGATCTGGACGAAGCGCCGGTCCTCCTTGGAGAGGTTCGGGGCAGCCTTGGCCACAATGTCGGCTGCCAGGCCTTCGAAGCCAGTCGTCAGCGCGTCTCTCAGAGAAACCTACCCTCAAACCCGATCACAAAGGTTGGTGagccgagcttgagcgcccAGTCGCCGTCTTCGCCGTCGAAGCGCACTTCGACGTCGGTGAGCGGCCGGCCGGCGTCCCACTGGCCCGCTGCCAACACGGAGTACACCTGCGCGAGGAATCGACTAAGGGCGGCAAAGTGCTGCTTCGGCGCAGCCTGGAGTTCGGGATACAGTTGCGGTCCGTTTGGCGTCGAGAAGAGCACGATGCATCTTTCGGTCGCCTGGCTTGCAGCGTAGCCAAgagggtggaggagtggggtGGGGTCTTGGAGGATGGCTGGGGTCAAGGGACACACGAAGAGGACGCGCTTGTGGTGGTTCGCGTCCTCTGCCGTGACAGGATAGACCTTTTGAGGCCAGTAGAGCTCTGCAGTCATGATGTTAGAGTGTTGAGTGTTGAGTGTTGTCTGTTGGCGTTGATGGTTAGTTAGGAGCCGGATGTCGGGTATCTGCGACGTGCCTGACGTGGTgccccaacctcctcgagtgCTCCAGAAATGCCACACTGCTTCCGGGGGGTTTTGCCGAAACCCCGGTCAACCAAATTGATTTGTAAGCAGGTGGCGAAAATAAGGAaacgccgacgccgcacCTCCCCCCCCAGAGGTTGTGAATCTAGTGATACTGTTACAGCTCTTTCTAACCCTCAACCACTAGAAAAAAGGTGAGTACACTCTCGACACATCGCAATCCGagagctcgacgacgacgcgcacCGGCGCGCGCGGTATCGACATTACGCGCGGCGTGTACGGGGGCGTTCTGGGAGGGAAATATGGAGTCGGAGGGATGATTGCTCAGCAGGTGGTGGGGGAGAGAAGGATTCCCTGTCGGATCCGGGATGAATCAGCGCATCTCTCCGCCGTCAGCGCGCGAGTATAAGAACTGCACCGAGTAGTTCTTACCTGTCTTGTTCCTCCCATTGCCCAGCAATCCGCGTTCTGTGTGATTGTTCTGCCCCCAAAGTCGGCGACCGCGCAATCCACTCTCTCTTTCTGTTCTCTCGCTCACACCCTAGTCAAGATGGGTCGCCGTCCCGCTCGCTGCTACCGCTACTGCAAGAACAAGCCGTTCCCCAAGTCGCGCTACAACCGTGGTGTGCCCGACCCGAAGATCCGTATCTTCGACCTCGGTCGCAAGAAGGCGTCGGTCGATGACTTCCCCTTCTGCTGCCACCTCGTCTcggacgagtacgagcaGCTCTCGTCGGAGGCTCTCGAGGCCGCCCGTATTTGCGCCAACAAGTACATTGTGAAGAACGCCGGTAAGGAGGCCTTCCACCTCCGTGTCCGCGTCCACCCCTTCCACGTTATCCGTATCAACAAGATGCTTTCGTGCGCTGGTGCGGATCGTCTGCAGCAGGGTATGCGTGGCGCTTGGGGCAAGCCGTACGGCAAGGTCGCCCGTGTCAACATGTAAGTGGCGCGTCTTGTGAGCCGTCAGGCGGCGAGCAGCAGGCTGAGAGTGTCTACTCGTTTTTTGTCATTGTCACATTGCTCACGCCCAGTGGCCAGGTCATCATGTCGATCCGTTGCCGTGACGCGCACAAGCCTATCATCATCGAGGCTCTCCGTCGTGCTCGTTACAAGTTCCCCGGTCGCCAGAAGATCATCATCTCGAAGAAGTGGGGCTTCACCTCGCTCGACCGCCCCGACTacgaggccgtcaaggccaagaagctcgtcgtcaacgacgGTGCCTACGTCCAGTtcctcaagcccaagggCAACCTTGAGGCCAACCTCCGCATGGCCCAGCGCGCTTAAGCGATCGGGATTTGGGGATTGTAGGATACGTGGTCGCATAGCATGCATGGCTAGCGGTTGATTGAAATCAGGCGGTGTGTGTGTAGGAGGAGCAGTGTGGGGTTGTTGATTGGACGCGAGAGATGAGGAGTGGTATAGTATCAGTGAAgatggagggggaggaggatgaaCGAGGTGAACTATTCTTGGTCATTCGTGACGCGCCAGTTGCAGCCGGTAGGCAGCGTGCGCGTCGCCCGATCGTTTGAGAAGAGGGCGCAAGGGCGTGCCAAACTGCAACCGcggtgcgcggcggcccCGGTGGGTGGGTGACTGGCGACATGGAACATCACGGCGCCATGGGATCTGGGCGCCGTGTAGAGAGAGGGCCGCGGTACAATAGATAGGCCGGACCGGATGTTGATGAAGCTGCACTCCCGActcgccagctcgccagTTATCTATGGCATCTACTACAGCCATGGGCAACTTGTCGGCGCCCTTTCATACCCCGTCCTACCCCGTTCTACCGTAAGGATAGGCTGCGGTGCATAATCCGCGGCGCCGGGGGGACCTTGTAAAGGTGATACCATTAGGGTGGCGACAGAGGAACAGAGAGAGAGGTATTTAGGAAACCTATTTGACGTCACAAGGAACCGTGTTAACAttcctcgtcctctccgTGTCCACTCACCCCATCTACTCTCTCACGCCACTACCACTACACCAATACTATCCATCACTTCATCTTGCTAGCCCGTCTCTACCTTCTCGTCACCACGCCGTTCCGATCCATCCTACGCGCTGGTCCAGCCATGGCCTGGCTCTCAAGTGGACGCACAAatgccgagctcgttgacCGCATGGTGGCCAACGGGCTCATTGGCTCTGACCGTGTCGCCGAGGCTATGAAGAGCGTCGACCGCGGCCACTATGTCAACTCTAACTCTGCCGCTGGGGCTTATGATGATTCGCCTCAGTGAGTATTAGAGGTAGGCCGCTCGCCGAATCCCCCAGGGCCAGCCAGGCAAGCAGCCTTCCTCACCTTTGGAGGCCACTTGGAACTAACTTCAGGCGCATCGGCTTCAACGCCACCATCTCGGCTCCCCACATGCATGCTCACGCGTGCGAAATCCTCCTCCCCTACATTGACCAAGCGGACGCAAAGGCCGGCGGAatcctcgacgtcggtAGCGGCAGCGGGTACCGTGCGTACAGTCCCTGTTGACGAGAAGGGTGTGCTGATGCTTCGCGACGCTCACTCCATGATCCGTAATCCGTGATACACTTACGCCTCGTTTCTATGCAACGCCGCCAATCTCCGTTCTCACGCCGCTCGTCTTTTCAACTCTTCAACTCTCCACCTTGTGCTCTCGGCGACGCCTGGTATATCTTTGCTGCTCTGGCTGGCATTCCTAAAACCTAATCTCGCCTTAACCAAATAGTCACCGCCGTCTTTCACCGCCTAGCGCCAGGTGCGACCGTCATCGGCAtcgaccacctcgacggtctcgcccgcctcgcccgcgacaacctcgccaaggacggGGTCACGACCGGCACGTCGCCTGGCATCGATATTGTCTGCGGCGACGGGCGGGCCGGGTGGCCCGCAAAGGGTGCGTTGGCAACCAACTAACCCACCTTGCCAAGTTTGAGCACCTCTCCTTTGTCAAGGTGGTATAACCTGTATCCGCGGGGTAaggctgacggcagcgcCGTACCAGGTCATCCATGTTGGCGCCGCTGCACCCACCATCCCTGACGCGCTCGTTGAGCAGCTTGCTGCCCCGGGACGCATGTTCATCCCGGTTGGCACTGAGAAGCAGGGTGAGTTTGCCGGGCCAGGAAGGCAGCGTGGCAGAGTAGGGCAGGAGGGGGCGCCCACACGGCGCCGTCACTATCGATGGGTATCGATGGGCGATATCTGCGTTTGCCTCTCAGATCTCGTTGCGCCCAACTTGGGCCTCGTCTGCGCAGGCATTAACGGCGGTATGCTAAC of Cutaneotrichosporon cavernicola HIS019 DNA, chromosome: 4 contains these proteins:
- a CDS encoding uncharacterized protein (Cytidylyltransferase-like); translated protein: MTAELYWPQKVYPVTAEDANHHKRVLFVCPLTPAILQDPTPLLHPLGYAASQATERCIVLFSTPNGPQLYPELQAAPKQHFAALSRFLAQVYSVLAAGQWDAGRPLTDVEVRFDGEDGDWALKLGSPTFVIGFEGLAADIVAKAAPNLSKEDRRFVQIEPELEQLVRNPGTISTVSEPGYPVAAMGGTFDHLHAAHKLLLHMALFATEQRLIVGVMADRLLATKSHADVLEGLDTRLGAAAAFLRRCGGDARGVVLDVVEIHDALGPTAWDPEVSLLVVSKETLGGGNYVNRIRGEKGLSILDMLAIDVISSEFAHDKRSTRDLSAVDDAQLKDAKMGSTGIREFIARQKQA
- a CDS encoding uncharacterized protein (Protein-L-isoaspartate(D-aspartate) O-methyltransferase (PCMT)) — its product is MAWLSSGRTNAELVDRMVANGLIGSDRVAEAMKSVDRGHYVNSNSAAGAYDDSPQRIGFNATISAPHMHAHACEILLPYIDQADAKAGGILDVGSGSGYLTAVFHRLAPGATVIGIDHLDGLARLARDNLAKDGVTTGTSPGIDIVCGDGRAGWPAKAPYQVIHVGAAAPTIPDALVEQLAAPGRMFIPVGTEKQAIWQVDKDKEGNVTKKTLFNVMYVPLTDRTKQWPGD
- the RPL10 gene encoding uncharacterized protein (Ribosomal protein L16p/L10e), with protein sequence MPHCFRGKKVKMGRRPARCYRYCKNKPFPKSRYNRGVPDPKIRIFDLGRKKASVDDFPFCCHLVSDEYEQLSSEALEAARICANKYIVKNAGKEAFHLRVRVHPFHVIRINKMLSCAGADRLQQGMRGAWGKPYGKVARVNIGQVIMSIRCRDAHKPIIIEALRRARYKFPGRQKIIISKKWGFTSLDRPDYEAVKAKKLVVNDGAYVQFLKPKGNLEANLRMAQRA